From Lolium perenne isolate Kyuss_39 chromosome 5, Kyuss_2.0, whole genome shotgun sequence, a single genomic window includes:
- the LOC127302750 gene encoding uncharacterized protein, with translation MLLPSSACPLAEARADAEELRAASLLPSWPHLGAVYDVLVAAVADADAKSLRAHVNHRCRTALLAIFAPEDPRDTPSPPWIAPSCAAPWRTPSSCSPTRPRHCPPPPLLRVFQD, from the exons ATGTTGCTGCCGTCCTCCGCGTGCCCGCTTGCCGAGGCGCGCGCCGACGCGGAGGAGCTCCGGGCGGCGTCGCTGCTCCCGTCGTGGCCACACCTCGGTGCGGTCTACGACGTGCTCGTCGCAGCCGTCGCCGACGCCGACGCTAAGTCCCTCCGCGCGCACGTCAACCACCGCTGCCGCACCGCCCTCCTGGCGATCTTCGCCCCCGAGGACCCGCGCGATACCCCAAGCCCACCATGGATCGCGCCTTCGTGCGCCGCTCCATGGCGAACGCCCTCCTCCTGTTCGCCAACACGGCCTCGTcactgtcctcctcctcctctcctccgcgTGTTCCA GGATTAG
- the LOC127304344 gene encoding uncharacterized protein: MTATVANIDTVADDMLELVFLRLPLPLDLIRAACTCKRWRRIIAGDNGRVIRSLHGAQSFHIIGHYHVDMRPYSSRPPGLNPFFFPSKLQPCWTNILATWNPTLDFLPQPELRSFCWELADIRGGLLLVLLFDEEYYSKPPLRLVLCDPRTQRIRSIPLSAWFHGCNFLGAFLLNGEAPGTYISLSNFRVTCVLERNCVVRACVFSSAGGGRWTSCATRGTTIIYGNDYWTANGQAMFAGGTEATAYWTVQNGVLALDKEAAKLSLSILPDVLIGKPHVQEYAYAYKLPWPPTIRACLS; encoded by the exons ATGA CTGCGACGGTGGCCAACATTGACACTGTGGCGGACGACATGCTCGAGCTGGTGTTCCTACGTCTCCCCTTGCCTCTCGATCTTATCCGCGCCGCGTGCACCTGTAAGCGCTGGAGACGCATCATCGCAGGGGACAATGGCCGCGTGATCCGTTCCCTCCATGGCGCGCAGTCCTTCCACATCATCGGCCACTATCATGTTGACATGCGCCCATACAGCTCACGCCCGCCCGGTCTTAACCCATTCTTCTTTCCCTCCAAATTGCAGCCATGCTGGACGAACATCTTAGCTACGTGGAACCCCACGCTCGACTTCCTCCCGCAGCCGGAGTTGCGCAGTTTCTGCTGGGAGCTCGCTGACATTCGAGGTGGCCTCCTACTTGTACTCCTCTTCGACGAGGAGTACTACTCAAAACCACCATTACGTCTCGTCCTCTGTGATCCCCGGACGCAGCGCATCAGGTCAATCCCTCTCTCGGCGTGGTTTCACGGTTGCAACTTCCTGGGTGCCTTCCTCCTCAACGGTGAGGCTCCAGGCACATATATCAGCCTATCAAACTTCAGGGTGACGTGCGTGCTCGAACGTAATTGTGTTGTCAGGGCATGTGTGTTCTCGTCCGCTGGCGGCGGCCGCTGGACCTCTTGTGCCACGCGTGGCACCACTATTATTTACGGCAACGACTACTGGACGGCAAACGGGCAGGCCATGTTCGCTGGTGGCACAGAGGCCACTGCGTACTGGACGGTTCAAAATGGTGTTCTTGCTCTCGACAAGGAGGCCGCCAAGCTCTCATTGTCCATCTTGCCGGACGTGTTGATCGGCAAGCCCCACGTACAGGAGTACGCGTATGCGTACAAACTGCCGTGGCCACCTACGATCCGAGCTTGCCTATCCTAG